Proteins encoded within one genomic window of Bradyrhizobium sp. 186:
- a CDS encoding helix-turn-helix transcriptional regulator, with amino-acid sequence MTMAQQSSSTDLTSKHVRAARALLAWSQQDLAKQAGVATSTVADFERGQRTPVANNAQAIRTALEGAGIRFLPTGAVIGPPVPNITTTERPGAPIRWVSAEDLSDWANRTDGAVSLPTLLAYLIRATCDTTVHLRFPADEGVRHPGWDGRTSTEIGNTYVPKGDAGWEIGSQRRDIEKKATEDYRKRTDEPTPLNPANATFVFVTPRHWPGKDKWAKAREAEGHWANVRVYDADDLVHWIEQTPAVGLWLAVRLGKRPDGTRELDEVWEEWSLATKWPLTEDLVLSDRDQDAADVLRWLRGGPSVFSVQTTTTDEAVAFFYATLVMLPEDMAAAYRARCLVATTAAAARALANAPGPLIIVLTEPDSGLAHSLAERGHYVLQAYDERPISRGEVRSLARPSREGIAGALVAAGITEPRAEAFARDSARSLAVLRRRIPAAAGRQPQWAEDTPPQALLAALLAGGWDENAEHDRARLAELADQPYDAIIRDLVPYVGKFDSPLQKIGSTWRIASPPDAWFRLARHLTSVDIKRFEDAAHAVLGSADPRFEMNPDDRWMADVRGIHRDYSGMLRHGIGQVLILLALWGDEASIVPNAARRADNIVAKLLANATQQRWWSLSRDFRLLAEASPNAFLSAVEDSLDLNDPPIRALFGRAGEGMFGTEHLSDLLWALESLAWSPELMPRVTHVLARLDAIDSPPGQYANRPANSLREIHLLWIPQTFAPLDLRLRALDLIRKQASDSAWKLMLSILPQGHDSSSPAPMPLWRDFTVDEVEVVTWGLIGRGAVAITDRVLADVGLDADRWTALLERFADLSPDPEGGFAALEAAEPKITEKADRAAIWTTLRRVLHHHRQFPDADWSMPSEMLDRLEAIYDRFAPADPIERAAWLFEQEAALPKPSAEGWKTEQRDVDLARRQAAKALFSEGGVSTILALSRMVGTAGYIGKALYDSGLSEFDLESLLDAAIRSDDSHERALAHGLIISAFADRKEPWAAALIAKAKDRDWGDTALLTILRALPGRRWTWDQAAQAGAEVEETYWRQTPVFWMSEDREEVGSAIRKLISVGRARHALPLAGRDSQIELPSNLLLEVLLQAASQPFENDGDKNEATMFQHYVAEILQLLDKRSDVDTKMLARVEWTYLPVLTHSRRPAKVLLKALSEQPSFFVEMLSVVFKAKEESGVVDAEPENPERARAVANQAYRLLNEWDRLPGTQDDGTIDGTALEAWIKEARSLSKTVGREEIADSRIGNMLAASPFGADGNWPAEAVRDVIDLFRSKPMIDGFLTGKSNRRGVTMRSPRDGGDLERREAAKYRNWSAAISFDHPHTARALDRLADSYEAQAHRHDESAERLDWE; translated from the coding sequence ATGACCATGGCGCAACAAAGTTCCTCAACCGATCTAACCTCTAAGCACGTGCGGGCTGCGCGGGCGCTTTTGGCGTGGTCTCAACAGGACTTGGCCAAGCAAGCCGGTGTGGCGACCTCGACTGTAGCGGACTTCGAGAGGGGCCAACGGACCCCGGTCGCCAACAACGCGCAAGCGATTCGCACCGCGCTCGAAGGCGCCGGTATCAGATTCCTTCCAACGGGGGCGGTGATCGGGCCGCCGGTCCCGAATATCACCACAACCGAACGCCCGGGCGCACCCATCCGTTGGGTGAGCGCAGAGGATCTATCGGACTGGGCAAACCGGACCGACGGAGCCGTCAGCCTGCCGACTCTTCTCGCCTATCTGATCCGCGCGACCTGCGACACGACGGTTCACCTCCGCTTCCCCGCAGACGAGGGCGTCCGCCATCCGGGTTGGGATGGACGGACGTCCACCGAGATCGGAAACACCTACGTGCCGAAGGGCGACGCCGGCTGGGAAATCGGCAGCCAGCGTCGCGATATCGAAAAGAAGGCAACGGAGGACTACCGCAAGCGGACCGATGAGCCCACGCCGCTCAATCCAGCCAACGCGACGTTTGTTTTCGTCACACCTCGCCACTGGCCGGGTAAGGATAAATGGGCGAAGGCCCGAGAGGCGGAAGGCCACTGGGCAAACGTTCGCGTATATGACGCTGATGATCTCGTTCACTGGATAGAACAAACGCCCGCGGTTGGACTTTGGCTGGCGGTTCGTTTGGGAAAACGACCGGACGGCACACGCGAGCTCGACGAAGTTTGGGAAGAGTGGTCGCTCGCCACCAAATGGCCTCTGACAGAAGACTTGGTGCTAAGCGATCGGGACCAGGATGCTGCTGACGTTCTCCGTTGGCTTCGCGGTGGACCTTCCGTCTTCTCCGTTCAAACGACCACGACCGACGAGGCGGTGGCGTTTTTTTACGCCACGCTCGTAATGCTACCGGAGGATATGGCGGCCGCCTATAGAGCCCGCTGTCTTGTGGCGACGACTGCGGCCGCTGCTCGGGCACTGGCAAACGCGCCAGGCCCCTTGATTATCGTGTTGACCGAACCAGACTCCGGTCTGGCACACTCGCTCGCGGAACGCGGGCACTACGTGCTGCAAGCTTATGATGAGCGCCCGATCTCCCGGGGCGAAGTCCGCTCCCTCGCGCGTCCATCGCGCGAAGGGATCGCAGGCGCCTTGGTTGCCGCAGGCATTACTGAGCCTCGCGCCGAGGCGTTCGCGCGCGACAGTGCTCGCAGCCTGGCTGTCCTGCGTCGTCGTATCCCTGCGGCGGCTGGACGCCAGCCGCAGTGGGCGGAAGATACACCGCCCCAAGCTTTGCTGGCAGCACTCCTCGCGGGCGGTTGGGATGAGAACGCGGAGCACGATCGGGCTCGGCTAGCCGAGCTCGCTGATCAACCGTATGACGCTATCATTCGCGACCTAGTTCCCTACGTCGGCAAGTTCGACAGTCCATTGCAAAAGATCGGTTCAACCTGGCGCATCGCGTCGCCGCCAGACGCGTGGTTTCGGCTCGCGCGGCACCTCACGAGCGTCGACATCAAACGTTTCGAAGACGCGGCGCACGCTGTACTTGGCTCTGCGGACCCACGATTCGAAATGAACCCCGATGACCGCTGGATGGCGGACGTTCGCGGCATTCATCGTGATTATTCCGGAATGTTGCGTCATGGAATCGGACAGGTGCTGATCCTACTCGCGCTGTGGGGCGACGAGGCGAGCATCGTCCCTAACGCCGCACGTCGGGCCGATAATATCGTTGCCAAGCTGCTGGCCAACGCCACTCAACAACGCTGGTGGTCGCTCTCTCGGGATTTCCGACTGCTGGCGGAGGCGTCGCCCAATGCTTTCCTAAGCGCAGTTGAAGATAGCCTTGACCTGAACGATCCGCCCATCCGCGCCCTGTTCGGTAGAGCAGGTGAAGGCATGTTCGGTACGGAGCATCTATCAGACCTGCTTTGGGCTCTGGAGTCCTTGGCCTGGTCGCCCGAGCTAATGCCCCGAGTGACCCATGTCCTGGCTCGCCTAGACGCCATCGACAGTCCACCGGGACAATATGCCAACCGGCCAGCCAACAGCCTTCGTGAGATTCACCTTCTTTGGATCCCACAAACATTTGCGCCGCTCGACCTGCGGCTTCGAGCGCTCGACCTGATTCGAAAACAGGCGAGCGACTCCGCGTGGAAGCTTATGTTGAGCATCCTGCCGCAGGGGCACGATTCTTCTTCGCCGGCTCCTATGCCGCTGTGGCGTGATTTCACAGTTGACGAGGTCGAGGTCGTTACCTGGGGACTCATTGGGCGCGGCGCCGTGGCAATCACGGACCGCGTACTCGCTGATGTGGGCCTTGACGCCGACAGGTGGACGGCACTGCTTGAGCGGTTTGCTGACTTGTCGCCTGACCCTGAAGGCGGGTTCGCGGCACTCGAGGCAGCTGAACCGAAGATCACCGAGAAGGCCGATCGCGCGGCAATATGGACGACACTGCGGCGTGTGCTCCATCACCATCGACAATTTCCGGACGCCGATTGGTCGATGCCTAGCGAGATGCTTGACCGACTCGAAGCAATTTACGACCGCTTCGCGCCCGCCGATCCGATAGAGCGCGCCGCATGGCTCTTCGAGCAGGAAGCCGCTCTGCCAAAGCCCTCGGCTGAGGGATGGAAGACGGAGCAACGCGACGTCGATCTGGCGAGGCGCCAAGCCGCCAAAGCCTTGTTTTCCGAAGGCGGGGTTTCAACCATCCTAGCGCTCTCGCGTATGGTCGGCACGGCCGGCTACATCGGCAAGGCCCTCTATGATAGCGGCCTGTCCGAGTTCGATCTTGAATCACTGCTGGACGCGGCTATTCGAAGCGACGATTCACACGAACGCGCGCTCGCCCATGGTCTGATCATTTCCGCCTTTGCAGATCGAAAAGAGCCCTGGGCTGCGGCCTTGATTGCCAAGGCGAAGGATCGCGATTGGGGTGACACGGCATTGCTTACAATCCTGCGCGCACTCCCCGGTCGGCGTTGGACCTGGGACCAAGCGGCCCAGGCTGGCGCAGAAGTCGAGGAGACCTACTGGCGGCAGACACCGGTGTTCTGGATGAGCGAGGACAGGGAAGAGGTCGGGTCCGCAATCCGCAAGCTGATCTCCGTCGGGCGTGCCCGTCACGCTCTCCCGCTAGCGGGACGCGACAGCCAGATTGAGCTGCCTTCCAATCTTCTCCTCGAGGTGCTGCTCCAGGCGGCCAGCCAGCCCTTCGAAAATGACGGCGACAAGAACGAAGCGACAATGTTCCAACATTACGTCGCGGAGATTCTCCAATTGCTCGATAAGCGTAGCGACGTAGACACGAAGATGCTGGCCAGGGTCGAATGGACCTATCTGCCGGTTTTGACCCATTCGCGCCGCCCGGCGAAGGTGCTGCTGAAGGCGCTTTCAGAACAGCCATCCTTTTTTGTCGAGATGCTCAGCGTTGTATTCAAGGCAAAAGAAGAGAGCGGCGTCGTAGACGCAGAGCCGGAAAACCCCGAGCGAGCCCGCGCCGTAGCAAACCAGGCCTATCGTTTGCTTAATGAGTGGGATCGTCTCCCCGGGACCCAAGATGATGGCACGATCGACGGCACAGCCCTGGAGGCTTGGATCAAGGAAGCTCGTTCGCTCTCCAAGACAGTAGGTCGAGAAGAAATCGCCGACAGCCGAATTGGCAATATGTTGGCTGCTTCCCCGTTTGGCGCGGACGGCAATTGGCCTGCCGAAGCGGTCCGCGACGTTATCGATCTCTTTCGCAGCAAACCAATGATCGACGGCTTTTTGACAGGCAAAAGCAATCGACGTGGCGTTACGATGCGGTCGCCGCGCGACGGCGGAGATCTTGAGCGCCGAGAAGCGGCAAAGTACCGAAACTGGTCGGCGGCCATCTCTTTTGACCATCCGCATACCGCCAGGGCTCTCGACAGGCTTGCCGACAGTTACGAAGCTCAAGCGCATCGCCATGACGAGAGTGCCGAGCGGCTGGACTGGGAGTGA
- a CDS encoding nucleotidyl transferase AbiEii/AbiGii toxin family protein: MAKVLKNLAASIRDRLLQHTKQHGDVYQRILTRYAIERLLFRLSLTEAAEHYVLKGAMLFVTWPEHVFRPTGDLDLLGHGDPEPAAIVELFTRICQVEAPDDGIIFDPATLTVEPVREGDKYQGVHLNLKGELARAVIPVQVDIGFGDHVYPPPERRMFPCLLPNLPAANILMYPPETVIAEKFEVMIRFGTANGRIKDFYDIWVTLRTFGFELPELVEAVGGTLRRRETAVPTEIPVGLTEAFATIAADRGLWTGFLRRNLPTIQPPSFPELQLELQRFLGPVITGLAVPEGAKGRWDPDGGAWV; the protein is encoded by the coding sequence ATGGCCAAGGTTCTCAAGAATCTCGCGGCGTCAATCAGGGACCGCCTGCTTCAACATACCAAGCAACATGGTGATGTCTATCAACGAATCCTGACGCGTTACGCGATCGAACGCCTGCTCTTCCGTCTTAGCCTGACGGAAGCGGCCGAGCATTATGTGCTTAAGGGCGCGATGCTGTTCGTGACCTGGCCTGAACACGTCTTCAGGCCAACCGGTGATCTCGATCTGCTCGGCCACGGCGACCCCGAGCCCGCCGCCATCGTTGAGCTCTTCACCCGCATCTGCCAAGTCGAAGCGCCCGATGACGGTATCATCTTCGATCCGGCCACTCTCACGGTCGAACCGGTGCGTGAAGGTGACAAGTACCAGGGCGTTCACCTGAATTTAAAGGGAGAGCTGGCCAGGGCAGTGATTCCCGTTCAGGTTGATATTGGCTTTGGCGATCATGTCTATCCACCGCCGGAGCGCAGGATGTTCCCCTGCCTTCTGCCGAACCTTCCGGCGGCGAATATTCTCATGTACCCGCCCGAAACTGTGATCGCAGAGAAATTCGAAGTGATGATCCGCTTCGGGACAGCGAATGGGCGGATCAAGGACTTCTACGACATTTGGGTCACGCTCCGCACATTCGGGTTCGAACTGCCCGAACTGGTGGAGGCCGTCGGCGGTACGCTCCGGCGCCGAGAGACTGCTGTCCCGACCGAGATACCTGTGGGATTGACCGAGGCGTTCGCTACGATTGCCGCCGATCGCGGTCTCTGGACTGGCTTTCTTCGTCGAAATCTGCCGACTATTCAGCCGCCCTCTTTCCCAGAGCTTCAGCTGGAATTGCAACGGTTTCTGGGCCCTGTGATCACCGGTCTCGCGGTGCCGGAAGGGGCCAAGGGCCGATGGGACCCGGATGGCGGGGCCTGGGTTTAG
- a CDS encoding HEPN domain-containing protein, with protein sequence MDDETAQESARQRRWRELLVEAYDEVVAAILSKLEGGGKPSRVSRYPTFSLRENGMPSLSDGAFTGAGPLEYSSLLDPPYSDHEARRLGKFPPARFPAVARLVAFSCEYPEIARIPGPSSDAENPIVKVAIELLVARAADVHFLRFGETPVTAATRTVVLKPLFNGSFDARLNLAVLAPIALARFDFGRMRLGPSAFIMRMSPDLQRARWEMKAYGANGHDQVLAAATHAFVLTGWDIPNGNWNELDQTLSNFSSDVRERIDALFAALRIETGIETGYAQEVRLARGWRHRHNYGLPDVYAVGARRYPEVFDDFGWNRGNLPLVTKAQMREVARLFEALEQSPGERLALATRRLNTAMTRSDFADAILDATIALEVLLGDGDGQAISWKLRMRAAALAGIEEGQAGGKAMNDAISKVYATRSAIVHGARRRGAPNAHAERDLAAKEQSLDVLRRMLKILIQRPEFLDLHRIDSDLLMAPPAAVSGT encoded by the coding sequence ATGGATGACGAAACCGCCCAGGAAAGCGCGCGACAGCGACGATGGCGAGAGCTACTGGTCGAAGCGTATGATGAAGTCGTAGCTGCAATTCTCTCTAAGCTTGAAGGGGGCGGCAAACCATCCCGGGTGAGCAGATATCCGACTTTCTCACTACGCGAGAACGGGATGCCATCTCTAAGCGACGGCGCTTTCACAGGAGCAGGGCCGTTGGAATATTCTTCGCTGCTGGATCCCCCCTACAGTGACCACGAGGCACGTCGGTTAGGCAAATTCCCGCCTGCTCGCTTCCCTGCGGTGGCGAGGCTGGTAGCGTTCTCTTGCGAGTACCCTGAAATTGCCCGCATTCCTGGGCCGAGTTCCGACGCAGAGAATCCGATAGTGAAGGTTGCGATCGAACTGCTGGTTGCGCGCGCTGCAGATGTTCATTTTCTTCGCTTCGGCGAGACGCCCGTGACGGCCGCGACCCGCACCGTCGTGCTGAAGCCGCTGTTCAATGGATCGTTCGACGCGCGTTTGAATCTCGCAGTGCTCGCGCCGATCGCGCTGGCCAGGTTCGACTTCGGCCGTATGCGCTTGGGACCGTCCGCCTTCATCATGCGAATGTCGCCAGACCTGCAGCGAGCGCGATGGGAGATGAAGGCCTACGGTGCTAACGGGCATGACCAGGTGCTAGCAGCTGCAACTCATGCATTCGTGCTTACTGGATGGGATATACCGAACGGCAATTGGAATGAGCTCGATCAGACACTGTCGAACTTCAGCTCAGATGTACGCGAGCGAATCGACGCATTGTTCGCGGCGCTCCGGATCGAGACCGGGATCGAAACCGGGTATGCCCAGGAAGTGCGCCTCGCTCGGGGGTGGCGTCACCGGCACAACTATGGCCTGCCAGACGTCTACGCCGTTGGCGCGCGCCGCTACCCCGAGGTGTTCGACGATTTTGGCTGGAATCGCGGAAACCTGCCGCTCGTCACGAAGGCTCAGATGCGGGAGGTTGCGCGTCTATTCGAGGCGCTAGAACAATCGCCGGGCGAAAGGCTCGCCTTGGCCACCCGTCGCCTAAACACGGCGATGACGCGTAGCGATTTCGCCGACGCAATTCTCGACGCCACGATCGCTCTGGAGGTTTTGCTGGGCGACGGCGACGGCCAGGCGATCTCCTGGAAACTTCGGATGCGTGCAGCCGCGTTGGCAGGCATTGAGGAAGGCCAAGCTGGTGGCAAAGCCATGAACGATGCGATCTCCAAGGTCTACGCCACCCGATCAGCCATTGTTCATGGGGCGCGGCGCCGTGGCGCCCCAAACGCACATGCAGAACGGGATTTGGCAGCCAAGGAGCAGTCGCTCGACGTGTTGCGAAGAATGCTCAAAATCCTCATCCAACGACCCGAGTTTCTCGACCTACACCGTATCGACAGCGACTTGTTAATGGCACCGCCAGCCGCCGTATCTGGCACTTAG
- a CDS encoding phasin, which translates to MTGATDPFSASIIPFEVPEQMRAFAEKGVSQARESYAKFKDAAENQNGTIEAVFTSASKGASEYTAKLMEFMKANTSAHLDFAQELFGVKSPTEALELWTGHSRKQLETFQAQAKELVEISQRVASETAEPIKASASKLYPPAA; encoded by the coding sequence ATGACAGGTGCGACTGATCCATTCTCCGCCTCGATCATTCCATTCGAGGTTCCGGAACAGATGCGGGCGTTCGCCGAAAAGGGCGTTTCGCAGGCCCGCGAAAGCTACGCCAAGTTCAAGGACGCGGCCGAAAACCAGAACGGCACCATCGAGGCCGTGTTCACCTCGGCCAGCAAGGGCGCGAGCGAGTACACCGCCAAGCTGATGGAGTTCATGAAGGCGAACACCAGCGCCCATCTGGACTTCGCCCAGGAGCTGTTCGGCGTGAAGTCGCCGACGGAGGCGCTGGAGCTGTGGACCGGCCATTCCCGGAAGCAGCTCGAAACCTTCCAGGCCCAGGCCAAGGAGCTCGTCGAGATCTCTCAGCGCGTCGCCTCCGAGACCGCCGAGCCGATCAAGGCCAGCGCCTCGAAGTTGTATCCGCCCGCCGCCTGA
- a CDS encoding phasin family protein, whose amino-acid sequence MADQAHDRFEPPPEMRSVAESSFKQAREAFEKLLADAETATGSLEERGASMRAGAEDVGAKDVGAKDVDAKDFGAKDVGAKTIDFAEANVQSSLDYAQSLVHAKDLSEVTRLHREYVQALMRTLAEQASEMGRIVGRAAMDATRPKSK is encoded by the coding sequence ATGGCCGACCAGGCACATGACCGTTTCGAGCCTCCGCCGGAGATGCGCTCCGTGGCGGAATCCAGCTTCAAGCAGGCGCGCGAGGCGTTCGAGAAGCTTCTCGCCGACGCCGAAACCGCCACGGGCTCGCTCGAGGAGCGCGGTGCGAGCATGCGCGCCGGCGCCGAGGACGTCGGCGCCAAGGACGTCGGTGCCAAGGACGTCGACGCCAAGGACTTCGGCGCAAAGGACGTGGGCGCCAAGACGATCGACTTTGCCGAGGCCAACGTGCAGTCCTCGCTCGACTACGCCCAGTCGCTGGTTCACGCCAAGGACCTCTCCGAGGTGACGCGGCTGCACCGCGAATATGTGCAGGCTCTGATGCGGACGCTGGCCGAGCAGGCCAGCGAAATGGGCCGGATCGTCGGCCGCGCCGCGATGGACGCGACCAGGCCCAAAAGCAAGTGA
- a CDS encoding PAS domain-containing protein: MSSSDFQLRGVGDPRLAVHATSPLPAWLWSIDGTRVLWANPVGAKLFGAAHAAALAGKTFGPADAHRRQVARLARRLPATGAVRLERLRGFGARLGALMTCACARLEFADGGHGVLVTAMDATGRTMPLVERLHRLVESAPVPMAAFAPDGLFAGASEAARPLLGFRDLVEAGLEQARSDALSRGRVEIPIGIGHMVLQRVGLGVDIGLVALIEPAPVRAEPAASTAESAADTAPEVPVQPAQQAVETPREPASCSEAFAGISLFDAFAELVEAPAPTETIEAAAESSVENPPEAIVSPQAEPITADMVEPPSGHAEPPAPRQHPLRFLWQMDAEGRFVLSSDEFIRLIGAHTAAGFGRPWREIADAFALDPDGRVAQALASHDTWAGITVNWPADGGEHLPVELAGLPVYDSERNFAGFKGFGVCRDLDGLNRLDALRRYQLFTEPAALPSLSAELVEPEPEPPPPPIEPPAPEPEPELSEPVTAANSHPTDPETPVETPPNVVPFRAPGDTRSPTLTPVENSAFNELARQLSERLERDRETIAAVTSELPTAEIAPEPLPPEPEAPHAPAEWLTEPTPPARGHSARDRTLLDLLPTGILIYRLDRLLYANPAFLARIGYAGLSALEDAGGLDALYVEPGVSSASSTSQAGTPVTISATVADGEQPLATTEAHLHTIDWDGESAHALICAQPQATAVVEETVTAAPVAPEPEPEVGDADAEDLAAILDTTAEGIVMFDAEGNIHACNRSAEALFGHDGDTLLQKNLVSLFAPESQHVVLDYLDSLKSQDIASLLDHGREVLGREKNGGTIPLAMIMGRTRPDGPNFFAVFRDLSQSKKGESELTRARHLVDGAANAKADMLARISHEIRTPLNAIIGFAEVMISERFGTLGNERYGEYMKDIRASGERVITIIDDLLELSRIETGKLDLNFANLNLNDLIEACVVVMQPQANRERIIIRTSLAHALPQVTADARALRQVTMNLVSNSIRLASAGGQVIVSTALNDRGEVCLRIRDTGHGLSEREVAAAMEPFRTAPPGDASDNSALSLSLTKALVEANRARFNIKSTANTGTLIEVVFAPALARA, from the coding sequence ATGAGTAGTTCGGATTTCCAGTTGCGAGGCGTCGGCGATCCGCGGCTGGCCGTGCATGCGACCTCTCCGCTTCCGGCGTGGCTCTGGTCGATCGACGGCACGCGCGTGCTCTGGGCCAATCCGGTCGGCGCAAAGCTGTTCGGCGCAGCCCATGCCGCCGCGCTCGCGGGGAAGACATTCGGACCGGCGGACGCACATCGCCGCCAGGTCGCCCGGCTTGCCCGGCGGCTACCGGCGACCGGCGCGGTCCGGCTCGAACGGCTGCGCGGCTTCGGCGCCCGGCTCGGCGCGCTGATGACCTGCGCCTGCGCCCGGCTCGAATTTGCCGATGGCGGCCACGGCGTGCTGGTCACCGCGATGGATGCGACCGGACGCACCATGCCGCTGGTCGAACGGCTGCACCGGCTGGTCGAGAGCGCCCCGGTGCCGATGGCGGCGTTCGCGCCCGACGGCCTGTTCGCCGGCGCCAGCGAAGCCGCCCGCCCGCTGCTCGGCTTTCGCGATCTCGTCGAGGCCGGCCTCGAGCAGGCACGCAGCGATGCGCTCAGCCGAGGCCGCGTCGAGATCCCGATCGGCATCGGCCACATGGTGCTGCAACGCGTCGGCCTGGGTGTCGATATCGGCCTCGTCGCGCTGATCGAGCCCGCCCCCGTGCGGGCAGAACCCGCCGCATCCACGGCCGAGAGCGCGGCGGACACCGCGCCCGAGGTACCGGTTCAACCCGCGCAACAAGCCGTCGAGACGCCGCGCGAGCCCGCTTCATGCAGCGAGGCCTTCGCCGGGATCTCCCTGTTCGACGCGTTCGCCGAGCTGGTCGAAGCGCCGGCGCCGACCGAGACGATCGAAGCCGCGGCTGAATCTTCGGTTGAAAACCCGCCCGAAGCCATCGTCTCGCCGCAGGCCGAGCCGATCACGGCAGACATGGTCGAGCCGCCGTCGGGCCACGCGGAGCCGCCCGCACCACGCCAGCATCCGCTGCGCTTCCTGTGGCAGATGGATGCGGAGGGCCGCTTTGTGCTCAGCTCCGACGAGTTCATCCGCCTGATCGGCGCGCACACGGCGGCCGGCTTCGGCCGCCCCTGGCGCGAGATTGCCGACGCGTTCGCGCTCGATCCCGACGGTCGCGTGGCGCAAGCGCTCGCTAGCCACGACACCTGGGCCGGGATCACCGTGAACTGGCCGGCCGATGGCGGCGAACACCTGCCGGTCGAGCTCGCAGGGCTTCCCGTCTATGACAGCGAGCGAAATTTCGCGGGCTTCAAAGGCTTTGGCGTCTGCCGCGATCTCGACGGTCTCAACCGGCTCGATGCGCTCAGGCGCTACCAGCTGTTCACCGAGCCGGCCGCACTGCCGAGCCTGTCCGCCGAATTGGTCGAGCCCGAACCGGAGCCGCCGCCTCCGCCGATCGAGCCGCCCGCACCTGAGCCTGAGCCTGAATTATCCGAACCCGTCACCGCAGCGAATTCACACCCAACCGATCCGGAAACGCCCGTGGAAACGCCTCCCAATGTCGTGCCGTTCCGCGCCCCCGGCGACACAAGATCGCCGACCCTGACGCCTGTCGAGAACAGCGCGTTCAACGAGCTCGCCCGGCAATTGTCCGAGCGGCTCGAACGCGACAGGGAGACCATCGCGGCGGTCACGTCCGAGCTGCCGACGGCGGAGATCGCACCCGAGCCGCTGCCGCCTGAGCCCGAGGCGCCGCACGCACCGGCCGAATGGCTGACCGAACCCACACCGCCCGCACGCGGCCACAGTGCGCGCGACCGCACCCTGCTCGACCTGTTGCCGACGGGCATTCTGATCTATCGGCTCGACCGTCTGCTCTATGCCAACCCCGCCTTCCTCGCGCGCATCGGCTATGCTGGCCTAAGCGCGCTGGAAGATGCCGGCGGGCTGGATGCGCTCTATGTCGAACCGGGCGTGTCCTCGGCCAGCAGCACGTCGCAGGCCGGCACACCGGTGACGATCAGCGCGACGGTGGCGGACGGCGAGCAGCCGCTCGCGACCACCGAGGCGCATCTGCACACGATCGACTGGGACGGCGAATCCGCGCATGCGCTGATCTGCGCGCAGCCGCAGGCCACAGCAGTCGTCGAGGAAACCGTGACGGCGGCGCCCGTCGCGCCCGAACCGGAGCCAGAGGTGGGCGACGCGGATGCCGAAGATCTCGCCGCGATCCTCGACACCACCGCCGAGGGCATCGTCATGTTCGATGCCGAAGGCAACATCCACGCCTGCAACCGCAGCGCCGAGGCGCTGTTCGGCCATGACGGCGACACCTTGTTGCAGAAGAATCTGGTGAGCCTGTTTGCACCCGAGAGCCAGCATGTCGTCCTCGACTATCTCGACAGCCTGAAGAGCCAGGACATCGCCAGCCTGCTCGATCACGGCCGCGAGGTGCTGGGCCGCGAGAAGAACGGCGGCACCATCCCGCTCGCGATGATCATGGGCCGCACCCGGCCCGACGGCCCGAACTTCTTCGCCGTGTTCCGCGATCTCTCGCAGAGCAAGAAAGGCGAGAGCGAGCTGACGCGCGCTCGCCATCTCGTCGACGGTGCGGCCAACGCCAAGGCCGACATGCTGGCGCGGATCAGCCACGAGATCCGCACGCCGCTGAACGCCATCATCGGCTTTGCCGAGGTGATGATCTCCGAACGCTTCGGCACGCTCGGCAACGAGCGTTACGGCGAATACATGAAGGACATCCGAGCCTCCGGCGAGCGCGTGATCACCATCATCGACGATCTGCTGGAGCTGTCGCGCATCGAGACCGGCAAGCTCGATCTCAACTTCGCCAACCTCAATCTCAACGATCTCATCGAAGCCTGCGTCGTGGTGATGCAGCCGCAGGCCAACCGCGAGCGCATTATCATCCGCACCTCGCTCGCACATGCGCTGCCGCAGGTCACGGCGGACGCGCGCGCGTTGCGGCAAGTGACCATGAACCTGGTGTCCAACTCGATCCGGCTCGCCAGCGCCGGCGGCCAGGTCATCGTCTCGACCGCCCTGAACGACCGCGGCGAGGTGTGCTTGCGCATCCGCGACACCGGTCATGGCCTCAGCGAGCGGGAAGTCGCGGCCGCGATGGAGCCGTTCCGGACGGCTCCGCCCGGCGATGCCTCGGACAATTCGGCGCTCAGCCTGTCGCTCACCAAGGCGCTGGTCGAAGCCAACCGCGCCCGGTTCAACATCAAGAGCACGGCGAACACCGGCACGCTGATCGAGGTGGTGTTCGCGCCGGCGCTGGCGAGGGCTTAA